A single window of Flagellimonas maritima DNA harbors:
- a CDS encoding nuclear transport factor 2 family protein — translation MRNNFISCLLLIFTLITKAQTTEREKVNTLLDDWHLAAANADFDSYFDKMTNDGVFIGTDATENWQNEAFKEFSKPYFDKGKAWSFSAVERNIYLNDKKDIAWFDELLDTQMELCRGSGVLKKENGYWKIAHYVLSIAVPNENVSELIQIKKERDSLLLIELKKKK, via the coding sequence ATGAGGAATAATTTTATAAGTTGTCTGCTTTTAATTTTTACATTAATTACAAAAGCACAGACCACCGAAAGGGAAAAGGTAAATACATTATTGGACGATTGGCATCTTGCGGCCGCCAATGCAGATTTTGACTCTTATTTTGATAAAATGACAAATGATGGGGTTTTTATTGGTACCGATGCTACGGAAAATTGGCAAAATGAAGCATTCAAGGAGTTTTCGAAACCGTATTTTGATAAGGGCAAGGCTTGGAGTTTCTCAGCGGTCGAAAGAAATATTTACCTGAACGATAAAAAGGATATTGCGTGGTTCGATGAATTATTGGATACACAGATGGAACTTTGTAGAGGTTCTGGCGTATTGAAGAAAGAAAATGGGTATTGGAAGATTGCCCACTACGTACTTTCCATAGCTGTACCCAACGAAAATGTTTCTGAACTTATCCAGATTAAAAAAGAAA